In the genome of Corallococcus soli, the window CCTGCAGGGCCTCCTCGTCGAGCGTCAGGGCCTGCTTCGCGTGGACGCGCTGCGCCTCGTGCCAGCCCCGGGTGTCCAGGCGCCGCGACAGCCGCCGTGACAGGGGGCTGATCATCGGCGTGGGGGTGAACAGGGCGGGCTGCCCCTGGGCGTCCCGCATGCAGTCCAGCTCCACGGCCCATGCCAGCAGCCAGCGCGGGAAGCCCCGGCCCGCGCGGCGAAGGGCGCTGAAGCGTCCCTGGGCGGCGCCGTCCACGAAGGTGTAGCGCGGGTCGTAGACGCAGGCCGCCGCGAACGTCGCGGGCATCAGCGCCACGGCCTCCGCGCCGATGCGGCGGGCCATCAGGTGCAGCAGCTCCAGGATGTCGCGCGACAGCGAGAGGCCGGGGTGGAGCTGCCCGGGCAGCGGCGGACGGTTCCAGTCGAAGGGGCGTCCGGGGTGCTGCAACAGGAGGCTGTCCACGTAGAGCAGCGGGGCCTCCGCGGCCGCGTGGGTGAAGCCCACCTCCGCGCCCGTGGCCCGGCGCAGGGACAGGTCCCCGACGGGCGCGTGGTAGCGGCGGCTCCAGAAGGTGAGGCGCGGCTGGAAGGGATCCTGGCAGGACAGGCGCAGGTCGAAGGGGCCCACCCGCTCCTCCAGGCGCTGGGTGAAGCCGTAGGCGGTCAGGGCCCGCTCCAGGCCCTCGCGGCTGTAGGTGCCGAACGCCAGGCCCACGCGGTCGTCCACGGACTCCAGGCCCAGGTCGTCCAGGGACAGGGACTCGCCCTCGGAGGCGGACAGCTCCAGGCCGCTCAGGCGCGAGTAGGTGCGGCGCAACCGGGGACTGATCTGCGGCGTCCGGGGCATGGGGGCGTCCTAGTCGTAGCGAATGTCCACCAGGGTGAGCTCAATCTCCCCCCGGGGGCGCCGCACCTCCACGGTGTCCCCCGGGGACTTGCGCAGGAGCGCGCGGCCCATGGGGGACTCGACGCTGATGCGGCCTCCGGTGGCGTCGATCTCATCCGAGCCGACAATCTGGTACGTGGACCGCGCGCCGGCCTCGTCCTCCAGGGTCACCGTGGCCCCGAAGTAGACTTTCGTGCGGTCCCCCTGCTCCGAAGGGGTGACGATGGTGGCGGTATCCAGACGTTTCGAGAGGAAGCGGATGCGCCGGTCGATCTCCCGCAGGCGCTTC includes:
- the greB gene encoding transcription elongation factor GreB, which gives rise to MAQEVPEPPDAPEDEEEGEQAPFRRYLTRAGAERMHKELLQLLNEARPKVTAEVSAAAAQGDRSENAEYIYGKKRLREIDRRIRFLSKRLDTATIVTPSEQGDRTKVYFGATVTLEDEAGARSTYQIVGSDEIDATGGRISVESPMGRALLRKSPGDTVEVRRPRGEIELTLVDIRYD
- a CDS encoding deacetylase, encoding MPRTPQISPRLRRTYSRLSGLELSASEGESLSLDDLGLESVDDRVGLAFGTYSREGLERALTAYGFTQRLEERVGPFDLRLSCQDPFQPRLTFWSRRYHAPVGDLSLRRATGAEVGFTHAAAEAPLLYVDSLLLQHPGRPFDWNRPPLPGQLHPGLSLSRDILELLHLMARRIGAEAVALMPATFAAACVYDPRYTFVDGAAQGRFSALRRAGRGFPRWLLAWAVELDCMRDAQGQPALFTPTPMISPLSRRLSRRLDTRGWHEAQRVHAKQALTLDEEALQARFPWARMPPGPPPERVVELLGYDPLSPESSLVTGPLASMPLRSSAGP